Proteins encoded in a region of the Podarcis muralis chromosome 4, rPodMur119.hap1.1, whole genome shotgun sequence genome:
- the EIF5B gene encoding eukaryotic translation initiation factor 5B, which translates to MGKKQKSKSEESAKDDIDLDALAAEIEGAGAAKEQEPQKSKAKKKKEKKKPDFDEDDISKELEELSLEMQGGKAEKEPVAIKTENDSEEFSYSKQDKKKKGKNKSSNLDDDDSEEMEDKDKKSKKAPRPPKEAPSGSDDDNDDFDALLKKKKGKPQKSNRKQELSEDDEVIIIRKSKERTQAVSSGESGDELDEGSESKKGQKKSQKAKPATEAESGDEEVDSSFKIKTVAQKKAEKKEREKKKREEEKAKLRKQKEKEDLEANKEQAKQKEASKKAEKGTTSDLVSESATVEKGEASVVAEGDDNEGEKKKKEKDKKKKKGEKEEKEKEKKKGPSKATVKAMQEALAKLKEEEERAKREEEERIKRLEELEAKRQEEERLEQERKERKKQKEKERKERLKKEGKLLTKSQKEARARAEATLKLLQAQGVEVPSKDSVPKKRPIYEDKKKKKQQQQENKEEIIELTSPTEEAVEPVTPVKEEIILPANPVSEEREEEEPEDTGLDDWEAMVSDEEREKERKTVRIEVKEQNDVDDDGDGDGDDEEDESEEYEDGESEGSEGEEDEKTSDERESEPQAAGKQSAEKKLSKELSSDSEDDSDDDRTKEERSYDKAKRRIEKRRVENSKNVNTEILRAPVICVLGHVDTGKTKILDKLRHTHVQDSEAGGITQQIGATNVPLEAINEQAKMVKTFDRETVKIPGMLIIDTPGHESFSNLRNRGSSLCDIAILVVDIMHGLEPQTIESINLLKSKKCPFIVALNKIDRLYDWKKSPDTDVAATLKKQKKNTKDEFEERAKAIIVEFAQQGLNAALYYENKDPRTFVSLVPTSAHTGDGMGSLIALLVELTQNMLNKRLAHCEELRAQVMEVKALPGMGTTIDVILINGRLREGDTIIVPGVEGPIVTQIRGLLLPPPMKELRVKNQYEKHKEVAAAQGVKILGKDLEKTLAGLPLLVAYKEDEIPVLKDELIHELKQTLNAIKLEEKGVYVQASTLGSLEALLEFLKTSEVPYAGINIGPVHRKDVMKASVMLEHDPQYAVILAFDVRIERDAQEMADSLGVRIFSAEIIYHLFDAFTKYRQDYKKQKQEEFKHIAVFPCKMKILPQFIFNSRDPIVMGVIVEAGQVKQGTPMCVPSKNFIDIGIVTSIEINHKQVDVAKKGQEVCVKIEPIPGEAPKMFGRHFEATDILVSKISRQSIDALKNWFRDEMQKSDWQLIVELKKVFEII; encoded by the exons aCAGAGAATGACAGCGAAGAATTTAGCTATtcaaaacaagataaaaaaaagaaaggaaagaacaaaAGTTCCAACTTAGATGATGATGACAGTGAAGAAATGGAGGATAAGGATAAAAAGTCAAAGAAGGCCCCCAGGCCCCCCAAGGAAGCTCCCTCTGGCAgtgatgatgacaatgatgacTTTGATGCATTgcttaagaaaaagaaaggaaaacctcAAAAATCAAATAGGAAACAGGAGCTTTCCGAAGATGATGAAGTTATCATTATCAGGAAAAGCAAAGAGCGTACACAAGCTGTGTCATCTGGCGAGAGCGGTGATGAATTGGACGAGGGCTCGGAATCGAAAAAAGGGCAGAAGAAAAGCCAGAAGGCAAAACCAGCCACTGAGGCTGAAAGTGGTGATGAAGAGGTGGACTCttcattcaaaataaaaacagtggcTCAGAAGAAGGCAGAGAAGAAAGAGCGCGAGAAAAAAAAGCGTGAAGAGGAAAAGGCCAAATTGAGGAaacagaaggagaaagaagatcTGGAAGCCAATAAAGAACAGGCAAAGCAGAAGGAGGCTTCAAAGAAGGCTGAAAAAGGAACCACTTCAGATCTGGTATCAGAATCTGCCACTGTGGAAAAAGGAGAAGCTTCAGTAGTAGCAGAAG GCGATGACaatgaaggagagaaaaagaagaaagagaaagataaaaagaaaaagaaaggggagaaagaagaaaaagaaaaagagaagaaaaaaggtcCAAGTAAGGCCACAGTTAAAGCAATGCAAGAAGCCTTGGCTaagctgaaagaggaagaggaaagggcaaagagggaggaagaggaacgGATAAAACGACTGGAGGAGCTGGAAGCCAAGCGTCAAGAAGAG GAACGCTTGgagcaagaaaggaaggaaaggaagaaacaaaaagaaaaggagaggaaagagcgattgaagaaggaggggaagcttTTAACTAAATCTCAGAAAGAAGCTAGAGCCAGAGCAGAGGCTACTCTTAAACTACTGCAAGCTCAGG GTGTTGAGGTGCCATCCAAAGATTCTGTGCCAAAGAAAAGGCCAATATatgaagacaaaaagaaaaagaagcaacagcagcaggaaaacaAAGAAG AAATTATAGAGTTGACTTCCCCAACTGAAGAAGCTGTAGAACCAGTTACACCAGTAAAAGAAGAGATCATTCTTCCAGCAAATCCAG TTtcagaggaaagggaggaagaggagcctgAAGATACAGGATTAGATGACTGGGAAGCCATGGTCAGCgacgaagagagagagaagg AGAGAAAAACTGTCCGCATTGAAGTCAAGGAGCAAAATGATGTGGATGACGATGGAGATGGAGACGGCGATGATGAAGAAGATGAGAGTGAAGAGTATGAAGATGGAGAAAGTGAAGGAAGTGAAGGTGAAGAAGATGAGAAGACTTCAGATGAAAGGGAATCTGAGCCTCAAGCTGCTGGAAAACAATCTGCAGAGAAAAAGCTAAGTAAAGAACTAAGCTCTGATTCAGAAGATGATTCGGATGATGATCGCACTAAAGAAGAACGTTCCTATGATAAAGCTAAACGGCGAATTGAG AAACGTCGTGTTGAAAACAGTAAAAATGTGAATACTGAGATACTACGAGCACCTGTTATTTGTGTACTTGGACATGTAGATACAGGGAAGACTAAAATTCTAGATAAG CTCCGCCATACCCATGTACAAGACAGCGAAGCGGGTGGCATCACTCAGCAGATTGGTGCAACTAATGTCCCCCTTGAGGCCATTAATGAACAAGCAAAGATGGTGAAGACT TTTGACAGAGAGACGGTCAAGATTCCAGGAATGCTGATCATTGATACTCCAGGACATGAGTCTTTCAG CAATCTCCGAAATCGAGGAAGCTCACTATGTGATATTGCAATTCTTGTAGTTGATATCATGCATGGTTTGGAGCCCCAGACCATTGAATCCATAAACCTGCTGAAGTCTAAAAAATGCCCATTTATTGTCGCACTCAACAAG ATCGATAGGTTATATGACTGGAAAAAGAGTCCCGACACAGATGTAGCTGCCACTTTGAAGAAgcagaaaaaaaacacaaaggaCGAATTTGAGGAACGTGCAAAAGCTATCATAGTGGAGTTTGCACAGCAG GGCCTGAATGCTGCTCTGTACTACGAAAATAAAGATCCCCGCACATTTGTCTCTCTGGTTCCTACCTCTGCTCACACTGGGGATGGCATGGGAAGTCTAATAGCTCTTCTTGTTGAATTGACTCAAAACATGTTAAACAAGAGACTGGCACACTGTGAAGAGCTGAGAGCCCAAGTTATGGAG GTCAAAGCACTTCCTGGTATGGGTACCACAATAGATGTCATTTTGATTAATGGCCGCTTGAGAGAAGGAGATACCATTATAGTTCCTGGAGTAGAAGGTCCCATCGTAACGCAGATAAGAGGCCTTCTGTTACCTCCACCTATGAAAGAACTTCGAGTGAAG AATCAGTATGAAAAACACAAAGAAGTTGCTGCTGCTCAAGGAGTGAAGATTCTTGGAAAGGATTTGGAGAAAACATTGGCTGGTTTACCCCTGCTTGTAGCTTACAAAGAAGATGAAATTCCGGTTCTTAAG GATGAATTAATACATGAATTGAAGCAAACGCTGAATGCCATAAAGTTAGAAGAGAAAGGTGTTTATGTGCAGGCATCTACTCTGGGTTCTTTGGAAGCCTTACTTGAATTTCTGAAAACTTCAGAAGTGCCA TATGCTGGAATTAATATAGGCCCTGTCCATAGAAAGGATGTTATGAAGGCATCGGTTATGTTGGAACATGATCCTCA GTATGCAGTAATCTTGGCATTTGATGTGAGGATTGAACGAGATGCTCAGGAAATGGCTGATAGTTTAGGAGTTAGAATCTTTAGTGCAGAAATTATTTATCACTTATTTGATGCTTTCACAAAGTATAGACAAGACTATAAAAAACAGAAGCAGGAAGAATTCAA GCATATAGCGGTATTCCCTTGTAAGATGAAAATACTTCCtcagtttatttttaattctCGAGATCCTATAGTGATGGGAGTCATTGTGGAAGCGGGTCAGGTAAAACAAGGAACGCCCATGTGTGTACCTAGCAAAAAT TTCATTGATATTGGAATAGTTACAAGTATTGAAATAAATCACAAACAAGTGGATGTCGCAAAAAAAGGTCAAGAAGTCTGTGTGAAAATAGAACCTATTCCCGGTGAAGCACCTAAAATGTTTGGGCGCCACTTTGAAGCAACAGATATACTTGTCAGCAAG ATTAGTCGTCAGTCCATTGATGCCCTGAAAAACTGGTTCAGAGATGAAATGCAGAAGTCTGACTGGCAGCTTATTGTGGAGCTAAAGAAAGTATTTGAAATCATATGA